A genomic window from Pseudonocardia broussonetiae includes:
- a CDS encoding MFS transporter — protein sequence MSERTEAVPVPPASFDRREYRRILASSFLGTAVEYYDFVLYGAAAALVFGPLFFAGQSPATALILSFATFAVGYLARPLGSVIFGHLGDRVGRKSTLVLTMSIMGVASTLMGLLPTSAQIGALAPVLLLLLRIVQGLAVGGEWGGGALMGLESAPPGERGFGASAVTMGSPAGSMTAALTFGAFAALPEDQFLSWGWRVPFLLSAVLLGIALFVRLRIAESPMFVAAQARAEAQSKERRAPIMVVLTRYRRAVLLTALVSFAAFVHSSFYSTFALSAARTSGTGAALVLVTSAAAGFVMIFGVIFFARLSDRIGRRPVLLIGCGISLVMAVPYVLLLTSGNWAGVLVAFVLTGLTQAALYGPLAAFISEQFETSVRYTGAGLTYQIGAVLAGFTPIVSTALWGLGQNVFGAEGSMQYAFVAGFIVCGTLISLGALQFVADTRQRVLEPGVDAPVSA from the coding sequence ATGTCCGAACGCACCGAGGCCGTGCCCGTCCCGCCCGCCTCCTTCGACCGCCGGGAGTACCGGCGCATCCTCGCGTCGAGCTTCCTCGGCACCGCCGTCGAGTACTACGACTTCGTCCTCTACGGCGCGGCCGCCGCGCTCGTGTTCGGGCCGCTGTTCTTCGCCGGGCAGTCGCCGGCCACGGCGCTGATCCTGTCGTTCGCGACGTTCGCGGTCGGCTACCTGGCGCGCCCGCTCGGCAGCGTGATCTTCGGACACCTCGGCGACCGGGTCGGCCGCAAGTCCACCCTGGTGCTCACGATGAGCATCATGGGAGTGGCGTCGACCCTCATGGGCCTGCTGCCCACCAGCGCCCAGATCGGGGCGCTGGCGCCGGTGCTGCTGCTGCTCCTGCGCATCGTGCAGGGCCTGGCCGTCGGTGGTGAGTGGGGCGGCGGCGCGCTGATGGGGCTGGAGAGCGCGCCCCCCGGCGAGCGCGGCTTCGGCGCCTCCGCCGTGACGATGGGTTCCCCGGCCGGCAGCATGACCGCGGCGCTGACGTTCGGCGCCTTCGCGGCGCTCCCCGAGGACCAGTTCCTGTCGTGGGGATGGCGCGTCCCCTTCCTGCTCTCGGCCGTGCTGCTCGGGATCGCGCTGTTCGTCCGGCTGCGCATCGCCGAGAGCCCGATGTTCGTCGCTGCGCAGGCCCGGGCGGAGGCGCAGTCGAAGGAGCGCCGGGCGCCGATCATGGTGGTGCTCACGCGCTACCGCAGGGCGGTGCTGCTCACCGCGCTGGTCAGCTTCGCGGCGTTCGTCCACTCGTCGTTCTACTCGACCTTCGCCCTCTCGGCCGCCCGTACGTCGGGGACCGGGGCTGCACTCGTCCTGGTGACCAGCGCGGCGGCCGGCTTCGTCATGATCTTCGGTGTGATCTTCTTCGCCCGCCTGTCCGACCGGATCGGGCGCAGGCCGGTCCTGCTCATCGGGTGCGGGATCAGCCTGGTCATGGCCGTTCCCTACGTCCTGCTGCTGACCAGCGGGAACTGGGCGGGCGTCCTCGTCGCCTTCGTGCTGACCGGGCTGACGCAGGCGGCGCTGTACGGGCCGCTCGCGGCGTTCATCTCCGAGCAGTTCGAGACCTCGGTCCGCTACACCGGCGCGGGTCTGACCTACCAGATCGGTGCCGTACTGGCCGGCTTCACCCCGATCGTCAGCACGGCGCTGTGGGGACTCGGCCAGAACGTCTTCGGTGCGGAGGGCTCGATGCAGTACGCGTTCGTGGCCGGGTTCATCGTGTGCGGCACGCTGATCTCGCTCGGCGCCCTGCAGTTCGTCGCGGACACCCGGCAGCGCGTGCTGGAGCCGGGCGTCGACGCGCCGGTGTCGGCGTGA
- a CDS encoding CocE/NonD family hydrolase, which translates to MTTFWVDGVRPEDAGYPGFAPGTSTVDGMLVERDVTIGLRDGAHLYADVYRPAASADPVPVLLAWSSYGKHGGLRFEQFGAHGVDVGALSAHTRFEAPDPVWWTSRGYAVALPDPRGSWNSPGDNVPFGPQEVSDACDVIGWLGRQEWSNGRVGMSGVSYFSIIQWLVAAQRPEHLHAINPWEGVSDPYRELFLHGGIPETAFMGQWQRMLRASRGRVEDFAASIRAHPLLDGWALSKTPDLSAIEVPAYVVASWSDHGLHTRGTLEGFRRIASREKFLEVHGRKKWAHYYDERSLLRQEAFFCTHLKGGPSRTEDWPEVEIEVRERAYVGDTRAESEWPPARTRYEPLHLASGGRLSRDPVQQEDEVGYDAATGSAGFDLVFDEDTEVTGYMALRLWVEARGSDDMDLFVGVRKLDASGAKVDFPFFAKFDDGDVALGWLRASHRELDPERSTPFQPVHPHTREQRLAAGEVVPVDIEVWASSTLFERGSTLRLIVQGHDLRSHEQFTSQRHDDTRNAGTHVLHVGGRHDSHLLLPVIGDAAGTA; encoded by the coding sequence ATGACGACGTTCTGGGTCGACGGTGTCCGTCCCGAGGACGCGGGCTACCCGGGCTTCGCGCCCGGCACGTCCACCGTGGACGGCATGCTGGTCGAGCGCGACGTGACGATCGGCCTGCGCGACGGGGCGCACCTCTACGCCGACGTGTACCGGCCGGCCGCGAGCGCCGACCCGGTGCCGGTCCTGCTGGCGTGGAGCTCCTACGGCAAGCACGGAGGGCTCCGGTTCGAGCAGTTCGGCGCCCACGGCGTGGACGTCGGCGCGTTGTCCGCGCACACGCGGTTCGAGGCGCCGGACCCCGTGTGGTGGACCTCGCGCGGGTACGCCGTCGCGCTGCCGGACCCGCGGGGGTCGTGGAACTCCCCGGGCGACAACGTCCCGTTCGGGCCGCAGGAGGTGTCGGACGCCTGCGACGTGATCGGCTGGCTGGGCCGGCAGGAGTGGAGCAACGGGCGCGTCGGGATGTCCGGGGTCTCCTACTTCTCGATCATCCAGTGGCTCGTCGCGGCACAGCGGCCGGAGCACCTGCACGCCATCAACCCGTGGGAGGGCGTCTCCGACCCCTACCGCGAGCTCTTCCTGCACGGCGGGATCCCGGAGACCGCGTTCATGGGCCAGTGGCAGCGGATGCTGCGCGCGTCCCGGGGCCGGGTCGAGGACTTCGCGGCGTCGATCCGGGCGCACCCGCTGCTCGACGGGTGGGCGCTGTCCAAGACCCCCGACCTCTCGGCGATCGAGGTCCCGGCCTACGTCGTGGCCTCGTGGAGCGATCACGGGCTGCACACCCGGGGCACGCTGGAGGGCTTCCGCCGCATCGCGTCGCGGGAGAAGTTCCTCGAGGTGCACGGCCGCAAGAAGTGGGCGCACTACTACGACGAGCGCTCGCTCCTGCGGCAGGAGGCGTTCTTCTGCACCCACCTCAAGGGCGGGCCGAGCCGGACCGAGGACTGGCCGGAGGTCGAGATCGAGGTCCGCGAGAGGGCCTACGTGGGCGACACCCGGGCGGAGTCGGAGTGGCCGCCCGCGCGCACGCGGTACGAGCCGCTGCACCTGGCGTCAGGCGGACGGCTCTCCCGGGATCCTGTGCAGCAGGAGGACGAGGTCGGCTACGACGCCGCCACCGGGTCGGCGGGGTTCGACCTGGTGTTCGACGAGGACACCGAGGTCACCGGGTACATGGCGCTGCGCCTGTGGGTGGAGGCCCGCGGGTCCGACGACATGGACCTGTTCGTGGGGGTGCGCAAGCTCGACGCGTCCGGTGCCAAGGTCGACTTCCCGTTCTTCGCGAAGTTCGACGACGGCGACGTCGCGCTGGGCTGGCTGCGCGCGTCGCACCGCGAGCTGGACCCGGAGCGGTCCACGCCGTTCCAGCCCGTCCACCCGCACACCCGTGAGCAGCGGCTGGCCGCGGGGGAGGTCGTCCCGGTCGACATCGAGGTCTGGGCGTCCTCCACGCTGTTCGAGCGGGGCAGCACGCTGCGGCTGATCGTGCAGGGGCACGACCTGCGCAGCCACGAGCAGTTCACCTCGCAGCGCCACGACGACACCCGCAACGCCGGCACCCACGTGCTGCACGTGGGCGGGCGCCACGA